One Streptomyces sp. R28 DNA window includes the following coding sequences:
- a CDS encoding EAL domain-containing protein gives MPSWTDTLRFAFQPVVNLTTGGVAGLEILARPETGDVLAEARRDPELDDRLAVLAFRAAARKETLLPLYVNVFAGTLADLGGLTPLHDAVRAAGRLPWEVTINVVPPYTHVPQHALLEAIGALRDQGFRISADGIGDGDVPLRLLTDMTPDLVKLDASLLSRPAAVRAMRTLCEQLGALLCVEGVETELQCASARSAGAQLAQGELFAPPARLPAAEVYVPPRSPGLAVTPRSGPSVREFVRPAALLPATASAGQVRALLTGSPDVSGVLLVDSNGVPVRSVHRSRFLLSMSGRYGHALYADRPAAKLGDPPRTVGVEATAWEVLDVVAVGGRDRTSDDVAVVDRYGRCVGVVRLADLVRALAETRVEEAAGLNPLTRLPGSDAITGEVDRRIADGRTFALSWLDVDHFKQVNDGAGFAAGDELIRSVGRALQHAASDSTRVGHIGGDDFLVLADPEGLHPLAASVLDAPWSAGGRPVTLSLATVLCEPGSVADHRQAASCLAPLKKAAKSLSGASWVLGRAGLSGHEILRGVAAETAPAEWAVADPSRG, from the coding sequence GTGCCCTCCTGGACGGATACTCTCCGCTTCGCTTTCCAGCCGGTGGTCAATCTGACGACCGGAGGAGTCGCAGGGCTGGAGATACTCGCCCGCCCGGAGACCGGCGACGTCCTGGCCGAGGCCCGCCGCGATCCCGAACTCGACGACCGGCTCGCCGTGTTGGCGTTCCGTGCGGCGGCCCGTAAGGAGACCTTACTGCCGCTGTACGTCAACGTCTTCGCCGGAACCCTCGCCGACCTGGGCGGACTGACACCGCTGCACGACGCCGTGCGCGCCGCGGGGCGACTGCCGTGGGAGGTGACGATCAACGTCGTTCCGCCGTACACGCACGTGCCCCAGCACGCGCTGCTGGAAGCGATCGGCGCGCTGCGGGACCAGGGTTTCCGGATCAGCGCGGACGGCATCGGCGACGGGGACGTACCGCTGAGGTTGCTCACCGACATGACGCCGGACCTGGTGAAACTCGACGCGTCCCTGCTGTCGCGGCCGGCGGCGGTACGGGCGATGCGGACGCTGTGCGAGCAGTTGGGAGCGCTCCTGTGCGTCGAGGGTGTGGAGACGGAGCTGCAGTGCGCGTCCGCGCGGTCGGCGGGTGCGCAGCTGGCTCAGGGGGAGCTGTTCGCTCCCCCGGCTCGGCTGCCGGCAGCGGAGGTATACGTTCCGCCACGCTCCCCCGGACTGGCGGTGACGCCACGCTCGGGGCCGTCGGTGCGGGAGTTCGTGCGGCCGGCCGCGCTGCTGCCCGCCACCGCGTCCGCAGGCCAGGTGCGAGCGCTGCTGACCGGATCACCGGACGTGTCCGGAGTGCTGCTGGTGGACTCGAACGGGGTCCCGGTGCGGTCGGTGCACCGCTCCCGGTTCCTGCTGTCGATGTCGGGGAGGTACGGCCATGCTCTGTACGCCGACCGGCCGGCGGCCAAGCTCGGAGATCCGCCGCGCACCGTGGGCGTCGAGGCCACCGCGTGGGAGGTGCTGGACGTGGTGGCGGTCGGCGGCCGGGACCGTACGTCGGACGATGTGGCCGTGGTCGACAGGTACGGCCGGTGCGTGGGCGTCGTACGGCTCGCGGACCTCGTGCGGGCGCTCGCCGAGACCCGGGTCGAGGAGGCCGCGGGGCTCAATCCGCTGACGCGGCTGCCCGGTTCGGACGCGATCACCGGTGAGGTGGACCGGCGGATCGCGGACGGGCGGACCTTCGCGCTGAGTTGGCTGGACGTGGACCACTTCAAGCAGGTCAACGACGGCGCCGGTTTCGCGGCGGGCGACGAGCTGATCCGATCGGTCGGACGGGCGCTGCAGCATGCGGCGTCCGACAGCACCCGCGTGGGCCACATCGGCGGGGACGACTTCCTGGTGCTCGCGGATCCGGAGGGGCTCCATCCGCTGGCCGCCTCCGTGCTGGACGCACCCTGGTCCGCGGGCGGGCGTCCCGTCACGCTGTCCCTGGCCACGGTCCTGTGCGAGCCCGGGAGTGTGGCGGACCACCGGCAGGCGGCCTCCTGTCTGGCGCCGCTGAAGAAGGCCGCGAAGTCACTGAGCGGGGCGAGCTGGGTGCTGGGCCGTGCGGGGCTGTCCGGGCACGAGATCCTCCGCGGCGTGGCGGCGGAGACGGCCCCGGCCGAGTGGGCGGTGGCGGACCCGAGCAGGGGGTGA
- a CDS encoding MIP/aquaporin family protein, which yields MSNGDIFLGEVIGTAILILFGAGVVAAVVLNYSKAKDAGWVVIAFGWGFGVMAGAYTAAPLSGGQLNPAVTIGIAIDTGEWDKVHIYIAGQMVGAILGAVLCWLVYFAQFQANADEEIAQPTLGIFSTAPAIRNVVANLITEIIATIALVLPILAFGLTKGLGVSGTAILIVSFLVVGIGLSLGGPTGYAINPARDLGPRIVHTLLPIPNKGTSDWGYAWIPVVGPLIGGVLSGVIFNAAF from the coding sequence ATGAGCAACGGAGACATATTCCTCGGTGAGGTCATCGGAACCGCGATCCTGATCCTCTTCGGGGCCGGAGTCGTCGCCGCGGTCGTACTCAACTATTCGAAGGCGAAGGACGCGGGGTGGGTCGTCATCGCGTTCGGCTGGGGATTCGGCGTGATGGCCGGCGCGTACACCGCCGCACCGCTGTCCGGAGGACAACTCAACCCGGCCGTGACGATCGGCATCGCCATCGACACCGGCGAATGGGACAAGGTCCACATCTACATCGCCGGCCAGATGGTCGGCGCGATCCTCGGTGCGGTGCTGTGCTGGCTGGTCTACTTCGCGCAGTTCCAGGCCAACGCCGACGAGGAGATCGCTCAGCCGACCCTCGGGATCTTCTCCACCGCGCCCGCGATCCGCAATGTGGTGGCCAACCTCATCACCGAGATCATCGCGACGATCGCGCTGGTGCTGCCGATCCTCGCCTTCGGTCTGACCAAGGGGCTCGGCGTGTCCGGCACCGCGATCCTGATCGTCTCGTTCCTGGTGGTCGGCATCGGTCTGTCGCTCGGTGGTCCCACGGGATACGCCATCAACCCGGCCCGTGACCTGGGCCCCCGCATCGTCCACACCCTGCTCCCGATTCCCAACAAGGGCACGTCGGACTGGGGTTACGCATGGATTCCGGTGGTGGGGCCGCTGATCGGCGGGGTGCTGTCCGGGGTCATCTTCAACGCAGCCTTCTGA
- the glpK gene encoding glycerol kinase GlpK — MTDKFVAAIDQGTTSSRCIIFNQDGAIVAVDQREHRQIFPKPGWVEHDATEIWSKVQAVVAGAIAKAGLRADQLSALGITNQRETTVLWDRATGKPVHNAIVWQDTRTAALCNQLGGSDGQDRFREQTGLPLASYFSGPKAAWLLDNVPGLRARAEHGEIAFGTIDSWLIWNLTGGTDGGHHVTDVTNAGRTMLMNLETLQWDSSILSAMNVPEAVLPEIRSSAEVYGTAVGQLSGVPVASALGDQQAAVFGQACYDVGTAKNTYGTGSFLLLNTGNRPVPSKSGLLTTMGYKIGSEAPVYCLEGSIAITGALVQWFRDQLGIIRTADEIESLAASVEDNGGAYIVPAFSGLFAPYWRSDARGVITGLTRYVTKAHLARAVLEATSWQTREVVDAMYQDSGVQITTLKVDGGMTKNNLLMQHQADVLDVPVIRPKVSETTCLGAAYAAGLATGVWNDLDELKTHWAKDVEWTPTMTAAVRDREYHNWRKAVEKSFGWQEDGEN, encoded by the coding sequence ATGACGGACAAGTTCGTCGCCGCTATCGACCAGGGCACGACCTCCAGCCGTTGCATCATCTTCAACCAGGACGGCGCCATCGTGGCCGTCGACCAGCGCGAGCACCGCCAGATCTTCCCCAAGCCCGGCTGGGTGGAGCACGACGCCACCGAGATCTGGTCCAAGGTGCAGGCCGTGGTCGCCGGGGCGATCGCCAAGGCGGGGCTGCGTGCGGACCAGCTCAGCGCCCTCGGAATCACCAACCAGCGCGAGACGACGGTCCTGTGGGACCGCGCGACGGGCAAGCCGGTGCACAACGCGATCGTGTGGCAGGACACGCGTACCGCGGCGCTGTGCAACCAACTCGGCGGTTCGGATGGGCAGGACCGTTTCCGCGAGCAGACCGGGCTGCCGCTGGCCAGCTACTTCTCCGGCCCGAAGGCGGCCTGGCTGCTGGACAACGTGCCCGGCCTCAGGGCCCGCGCCGAGCACGGCGAGATCGCCTTCGGCACCATCGACTCCTGGCTGATCTGGAACCTCACCGGCGGCACGGACGGCGGGCACCACGTCACCGACGTGACGAACGCCGGACGCACCATGCTGATGAACCTGGAGACCCTGCAGTGGGACTCCTCGATCCTGTCCGCAATGAACGTGCCGGAGGCCGTCCTGCCGGAGATCAGGTCCTCCGCCGAGGTGTACGGGACCGCGGTCGGACAGTTGTCCGGCGTGCCCGTCGCGTCCGCACTGGGCGACCAGCAGGCGGCTGTGTTCGGGCAGGCCTGCTACGACGTGGGCACGGCCAAGAACACGTACGGCACGGGCAGCTTCCTGCTGCTCAACACGGGCAACCGGCCGGTGCCGTCGAAGAGCGGGCTGCTGACGACCATGGGCTACAAGATCGGCAGTGAGGCGCCCGTGTACTGCTTGGAGGGGTCGATAGCGATAACGGGCGCGCTGGTCCAATGGTTCCGCGACCAGCTCGGCATCATCCGCACCGCTGACGAGATCGAGTCCCTGGCGGCAAGCGTCGAGGACAACGGAGGCGCGTACATCGTGCCCGCCTTCTCCGGCCTGTTCGCCCCGTACTGGCGCTCCGACGCGCGCGGTGTCATCACCGGACTGACGCGCTACGTCACGAAGGCGCACCTCGCGCGCGCGGTGCTGGAGGCGACGAGCTGGCAGACGCGCGAGGTCGTGGACGCCATGTACCAGGACTCCGGGGTGCAGATCACGACCCTGAAGGTCGACGGCGGCATGACGAAGAACAACCTGCTCATGCAGCACCAGGCGGATGTGCTCGACGTGCCTGTGATCCGGCCCAAGGTCTCCGAGACGACCTGTCTGGGTGCCGCCTACGCGGCGGGGCTGGCCACGGGTGTGTGGAACGACCTGGACGAGCTCAAGACGCACTGGGCGAAGGACGTCGAGTGGACGCCCACCATGACGGCCGCCGTGCGCGACCGCGAGTACCACAACTGGCGTAAGGCGGTGGAGAAGAGCTTCGGCTGGCAGGAGGACGGCGAGAACTGA
- a CDS encoding ATP/GTP-binding protein, which yields MIFGRSERGKPPVEPVTLKILVAGGFGVGKTTLVAAVSEIRPLRTEELLTEAGRPVDDTSGVEGKRTTTVAMDFGRITLREDLVLYLFGTPGQERFWFMWDELSEGALGAVVLADTRRLEDCFAAVDYFERRSIPFVVGVNCFEGAARYPAEAIRQALDLDDGVPLLLCDARDRESVKETLIGVVQHAMAYQADRRQTVTT from the coding sequence ATGATCTTCGGGCGTTCTGAGCGCGGGAAGCCTCCGGTCGAGCCCGTCACGCTCAAGATCCTGGTGGCCGGCGGCTTCGGCGTGGGCAAGACCACCCTCGTCGCCGCGGTCAGCGAGATCAGGCCGCTGCGCACCGAGGAACTGCTCACGGAGGCCGGGCGTCCGGTCGACGACACGAGCGGTGTCGAGGGCAAGCGCACCACCACCGTCGCCATGGACTTCGGCCGCATCACGCTGCGCGAGGACCTGGTGCTGTACCTCTTCGGTACGCCCGGCCAGGAGCGGTTCTGGTTCATGTGGGACGAGCTCTCGGAGGGCGCGCTCGGCGCCGTCGTCCTGGCCGACACCCGCCGCCTCGAGGACTGCTTCGCGGCCGTGGACTACTTCGAACGGCGCTCCATACCCTTCGTCGTCGGCGTCAACTGCTTCGAGGGAGCCGCCCGTTACCCGGCGGAGGCCATCCGCCAAGCCCTCGACCTCGACGACGGCGTACCGCTGCTGCTGTGCGACGCGCGCGACCGGGAGTCCGTCAAGGAGACCCTCATCGGCGTCGTCCAGCATGCGATGGCCTATCAGGCGGACCGCCGTCAGACGGTGACTACCTGA
- a CDS encoding hydantoinase B/oxoprolinase family protein, with amino-acid sequence MTGWQFWVDRGGTFTDIVARRPDGRLLTHKLLSENPARYSDAAVAGVRELLNGSHDQPIEAVRMGTTVATNALLERKGERTLLVITRGFRDALRIAYQNRPRIFARRIELPELLYERVVEVDERIAADGTVLRTPDLDALAGPLQEAYDEGIRAVAVVCMHSHLHPAHEQAVGELAARIGFPQISLSSEVSPLMKLVPRGDTAVVDAYLSPVLRRYVQHVADELEGVRLMFMQSNGGLAEAGQFRGKDAILSGPAGGIVGMARMSQLAGFERVIGFDMGGTSTDVSHFAGEYERVFTTQISGVRLRAPMLDIHTVAAGGGSVLHFDGSRYRVGPDSAGADPGPACYRGGGPLAVTDANVMLGRIQPAHFPKVFGPDGDQPLDDTLVRERFTALARDIRERTDDDRTPEQVAEGYLQIAVANIANAVKRISVQKGHDVTRYALTTFGGAGGQHACMVADSLGIRTVLVPPMAGVLSALGIGLADTTAMREQSVEASLEATSMPGVLKTADDLESAARSELLDEEVPEDRIKVTRRAQLRYDGTDTTLTVELTEPDTMRRAFEDRHRATYSFTLDRPIVVEALSVEATGITEPPDLSALAPYEATPATAQTVRLHTGGTWRDAPLHRREDLPPGQTVTGPAIITEASATTVVDEGWRAATTDDGHLVMERAAITQSSELDTEADPVLLEVFNNLFMSIAEQMGARLESTAQSVNIKERLDFSCALFDPDGNLVANAPHIPVHLGSMGTSVKEVIRRRGSRMRPGDTYAVNDPYHGGTHLPDVTVITPVFDTASTEGDRILFYVASRGHHAEIGGIAPGSMPANSRSIEEEGILFDNWLLAENGRFREEETRRLLTEAPYPSRNPKTNLADLRAQIAANQKGVDEVARMIENFGLDVVQAYMKHVQDNAEEAVRGVIDALDDGEYAYETDSGAVIRVRVRVDRENRAATVDFTGTSPQLATNFNAPFSVVNAAVLYVFRTLVDDDIPLNDGCLRPLEIIVPPGSMLAPEPPAAVVAGNVETSQAITGALYAALGVQAEGSGTMNNVTFGNERHQYYETVASGSGAGDGFPGAPVVQTHMTNSRLTDPEVLEWRLPVQLDEFALRHGSGGAGQWHGGDGAVRRIRFHEPMTVSTLSQHRRVPPYGMAGGEPGALGANRVERADGTATALAGSDSADVGPGDVLVIETPGGGGYGPPSRDPHQAGEEIDDLRAF; translated from the coding sequence GTGACAGGCTGGCAGTTCTGGGTCGACCGTGGCGGCACCTTCACGGACATCGTCGCGCGACGCCCGGACGGCCGTCTGCTGACCCATAAACTCCTGTCGGAGAACCCGGCCCGATACTCCGACGCGGCTGTCGCGGGCGTACGCGAACTGCTGAACGGCTCCCACGACCAGCCCATCGAGGCCGTACGGATGGGCACGACGGTCGCCACGAACGCCCTGCTCGAGCGCAAGGGCGAGCGGACGCTGCTGGTCATCACCCGCGGCTTCCGCGACGCCCTGCGCATCGCCTACCAGAACCGGCCCCGCATCTTCGCCCGCCGCATCGAGCTCCCTGAACTGCTCTACGAACGGGTCGTCGAGGTCGACGAACGCATCGCCGCCGACGGCACCGTCCTGCGCACTCCCGACCTGGATGCCCTCGCCGGCCCTCTCCAGGAGGCGTACGACGAGGGGATCCGCGCCGTCGCCGTGGTCTGCATGCACAGCCACCTCCACCCCGCCCACGAACAGGCCGTCGGCGAGCTCGCCGCCCGCATCGGCTTCCCGCAGATCTCGCTGTCGAGCGAGGTCAGCCCTCTGATGAAACTCGTCCCGCGCGGTGACACCGCTGTCGTCGACGCCTACCTCTCGCCCGTGCTGCGCCGCTACGTCCAGCACGTCGCCGACGAGCTCGAAGGCGTACGGCTGATGTTCATGCAGTCCAACGGTGGTCTCGCCGAAGCCGGGCAGTTCCGTGGCAAGGACGCCATCCTCTCCGGCCCCGCCGGAGGCATCGTGGGCATGGCACGCATGTCGCAGCTCGCCGGCTTCGAGCGCGTCATCGGTTTCGACATGGGCGGCACCTCCACCGATGTCTCGCACTTCGCCGGCGAGTACGAACGGGTCTTCACCACACAGATCTCCGGCGTCCGCCTGCGCGCCCCCATGCTGGACATCCACACCGTCGCGGCAGGCGGCGGCTCGGTCCTCCACTTCGACGGCTCCCGCTACCGCGTAGGGCCGGACTCGGCGGGCGCGGACCCGGGACCCGCCTGCTACCGGGGCGGTGGCCCGCTCGCGGTCACGGACGCCAATGTCATGCTCGGCCGCATCCAACCCGCCCACTTTCCCAAGGTGTTCGGCCCTGACGGCGACCAGCCCCTCGACGACACCCTCGTCCGTGAGCGCTTCACCGCCCTGGCGCGCGACATCCGTGAGCGGACCGACGACGACCGCACCCCCGAGCAGGTCGCCGAGGGCTACCTGCAGATCGCGGTCGCCAACATCGCCAACGCCGTGAAGCGGATCTCCGTCCAGAAGGGCCACGACGTCACCCGCTACGCGCTCACCACCTTCGGTGGTGCGGGTGGCCAGCACGCGTGCATGGTCGCCGACTCGCTCGGCATCCGCACCGTCCTCGTGCCGCCCATGGCCGGTGTCCTCTCCGCACTCGGCATCGGCCTCGCCGACACCACGGCCATGCGCGAACAGTCCGTCGAGGCATCCCTGGAGGCCACCTCCATGCCCGGCGTCCTGAAGACCGCGGACGACCTCGAATCCGCTGCCCGCAGCGAACTCCTCGACGAGGAGGTCCCCGAGGACCGCATCAAGGTCACCCGACGCGCCCAACTCCGCTACGACGGCACCGACACCACCCTCACCGTCGAACTCACCGAGCCCGACACCATGCGGCGCGCCTTCGAAGATCGTCATCGCGCCACGTACTCCTTCACCCTCGACCGCCCGATCGTCGTCGAAGCCCTCTCCGTCGAAGCCACCGGCATCACCGAACCCCCCGATCTCTCCGCTCTCGCTCCCTACGAAGCCACCCCTGCCACCGCGCAAACCGTCCGCCTCCACACGGGCGGCACCTGGCGCGACGCACCCCTCCACCGCCGCGAGGATCTGCCTCCCGGCCAGACCGTCACCGGCCCGGCGATCATCACCGAGGCCAGTGCGACGACCGTCGTCGACGAAGGCTGGCGAGCCGCGACGACCGACGACGGGCATCTGGTCATGGAACGCGCGGCGATTACGCAGAGTTCCGAGCTCGACACAGAAGCCGACCCGGTTCTCCTCGAGGTCTTCAACAACCTCTTCATGTCCATCGCCGAACAGATGGGCGCCCGGCTCGAGTCCACCGCCCAGTCCGTCAACATCAAGGAACGCCTGGACTTCTCCTGCGCGCTCTTCGACCCGGACGGAAACCTGGTGGCGAACGCCCCGCACATCCCCGTCCACCTGGGCTCGATGGGCACCAGCGTCAAGGAGGTCATCCGGCGCCGCGGCTCCCGGATGCGCCCCGGCGACACCTACGCCGTCAACGACCCGTACCACGGCGGCACCCACCTGCCCGATGTCACCGTGATCACCCCGGTCTTCGACACCGCAAGCACGGAGGGTGACCGGATCCTCTTCTACGTCGCCTCACGCGGCCACCACGCCGAGATCGGCGGCATCGCCCCCGGCTCCATGCCCGCCAACAGCCGCAGCATCGAGGAGGAGGGCATCCTCTTCGACAACTGGCTGCTCGCCGAGAACGGCCGCTTCCGCGAGGAGGAGACCCGCCGCCTGCTCACCGAGGCGCCCTACCCCTCGCGCAACCCGAAGACCAACCTCGCCGATCTGCGCGCCCAGATCGCGGCCAACCAGAAGGGCGTCGACGAAGTCGCCCGCATGATCGAGAACTTCGGCCTCGACGTCGTCCAGGCGTACATGAAGCACGTCCAGGACAACGCGGAGGAAGCGGTACGCGGCGTCATCGACGCCCTTGACGACGGCGAGTACGCCTACGAGACCGACTCCGGCGCCGTCATCCGGGTACGCGTGCGCGTGGACCGTGAGAACCGCGCCGCCACCGTCGACTTCACCGGCACCTCCCCGCAGTTGGCCACGAACTTCAACGCCCCCTTCTCGGTCGTCAATGCGGCGGTCCTGTACGTCTTTCGCACCCTGGTCGACGACGACATCCCCCTCAACGACGGCTGCCTGCGCCCCCTCGAGATCATCGTGCCGCCCGGTTCCATGCTCGCTCCCGAACCCCCGGCGGCGGTTGTCGCGGGCAACGTGGAGACGTCCCAGGCGATCACCGGTGCCCTCTACGCCGCACTGGGTGTCCAGGCCGAGGGCTCCGGCACCATGAACAACGTGACCTTCGGCAACGAACGCCACCAGTACTACGAGACCGTGGCCTCCGGATCCGGCGCGGGCGACGGGTTCCCCGGCGCGCCCGTCGTGCAGACCCACATGACCAACTCGCGGCTCACCGATCCCGAAGTGCTGGAGTGGCGACTGCCGGTACAGCTCGACGAGTTCGCCCTGCGGCACGGCAGCGGCGGCGCCGGCCAGTGGCACGGCGGGGACGGTGCTGTGCGCCGTATCCGGTTCCACGAGCCGATGACCGTCTCCACGCTGTCCCAGCACCGCAGGGTCCCGCCGTACGGCATGGCGGGCGGCGAACCCGGCGCGCTGGGCGCCAACCGCGTCGAACGTGCGGACGGCACGGCCACCGCACTCGCCGGAAGCGACTCGGCCGACGTCGGCCCCGGCGACGTACTCGTCATCGAAACCCCCGGCGGCGGAGGCTACGGCCCACCGTCGCGCGACCCCCATCAAGCAGGAGAAGAGATCGATGATCTTCGGGCGTTCTGA
- a CDS encoding DUF742 domain-containing protein, with amino-acid sequence MSADGQGRSHWFDDEAGPVVRPYAMTRGRTTSAAQHRLDLIAVVVAEPHADDPEADSMLSPEHVDIVELCRDVPQSVAELSAELDLPIGVVRVLIGDLVDAEFVHVNRPVPPAELVDESILRDVINGLRAL; translated from the coding sequence ATGAGCGCTGACGGTCAGGGAAGAAGTCACTGGTTCGACGACGAGGCCGGGCCGGTCGTCCGTCCGTACGCCATGACGCGCGGCCGCACCACCAGTGCGGCCCAGCACCGCCTCGACCTGATCGCGGTGGTCGTCGCGGAACCGCACGCGGACGATCCGGAAGCGGACTCGATGCTGTCCCCGGAGCACGTGGACATCGTCGAGCTGTGCCGTGACGTCCCGCAGTCCGTTGCCGAACTCTCCGCCGAGCTCGACCTGCCCATCGGAGTCGTACGGGTGCTCATCGGGGATCTCGTGGACGCGGAATTCGTCCATGTGAACCGGCCCGTACCGCCTGCCGAGCTGGTGGACGAGAGTATTCTGCGCGACGTGATCAACGGCCTGCGGGCGCTGTGA
- a CDS encoding roadblock/LC7 domain-containing protein: MTAPKATGHTATNQSGELNWLLDDLVDRVASIRKALVLSGDGLPTGVSKDLTREDSEHLAAVASGFHSLAKGVGRHFEAGNVRQTVVELDDAFLFVTAAGDGSCLAVLSDADSDVGLVAYEMTLLVKRVGVHLGAAPRTDLPAGG, translated from the coding sequence ATGACCGCACCGAAGGCGACCGGCCACACCGCGACCAACCAGTCCGGCGAGCTCAACTGGCTCCTCGACGACCTGGTGGACCGCGTTGCCAGCATCCGTAAGGCCCTCGTGCTCTCCGGCGACGGCCTGCCGACGGGGGTGTCCAAGGATCTGACCCGCGAGGACAGCGAGCACCTGGCCGCCGTCGCGTCCGGATTCCACAGCCTGGCCAAGGGCGTGGGCCGCCACTTCGAGGCGGGCAACGTCCGGCAGACCGTCGTCGAGCTCGACGACGCCTTCCTGTTCGTGACGGCCGCAGGCGACGGCAGCTGCCTCGCCGTGCTCTCGGACGCCGACTCGGACGTCGGCCTGGTCGCGTACGAGATGACGCTCCTCGTCAAGCGGGTCGGAGTGCATCTGGGTGCCGCTCCGCGCACCGATCTGCCCGCGGGCGGGTAG